One genomic window of Plasmodium falciparum 3D7 genome assembly, chromosome: 10 includes the following:
- a CDS encoding DEAD/DEAH box helicase, putative produces the protein MKEPIKNEMGDREINAENVFRNNNFKSKDCLLEENNIKDLNSTCSKNMVPPITIILKEENHTSNTYEMMENNKNIKSNDDVNNNNIKSNDNDNIKSNDNDNIKSNDDNIKSNDNDNIKNNDVNNNNNNTFKSETYIYSVNNKKPKEDKAENIQNGNTNNNIIIYTNKKNNENNNCLNDVINKYLNDLDNQEKVLPKGEHDKCTNNINVLNNTYNINNNNYYYTIMNTEGDILNKNYNNYFNDNNNSYIYHENNNINMNPYLNIQGYIYNRNIEEQQNGLCEQYIPYTTNNNDDHINNFINEVYDEDSYNIYFSNLSDNMKNENYDNNNNNNNKNNTCVTSLGNIYEYKNLSQQQQSNDENNYYSQNKKRNTYSNNNKTNRSDIYTKENKYERGLYKTSYTKDKNNLYNNGKMENYKYDEKKKDRKMDNNNNNNNKNNNNNKNEINKNNNNNKNEINKNNNNNNFYVERNITYHKNKKDNKFFYDDKKYKRHSEESECSIFNDDYYRVQCKLYGDEKINIPEPLINMEQLSKLCDEELYKNICLKGYCNMTTIQKYSIPVILKKINLLACSQTGSGKTFSFLCPIISNLKKENEILRPHFPGSYACISPLCLILCPTRELVIQIQNEVNSLTKNMSIVCMSFYGGETMKDQVAQINEKQGDIIICTAGRLLDLLNSCKVSLSFIKYLIFDEADEMISLGLKKQMDEIIFQKDLSPKDTRQTIFFTATFSDKLKEHIEKYMSTPYVYLNIKQKRETKNRIREIVKYVPAKSKFIELLKDIKILKGQAIIFVELRHSINNVFNFLKTKGYNVDYLHGKMSQIRRQSVFENFRKKSVQILIATSIAARGLDFPDLELVINYDLPSEFEQYMHRIGRTGRIGKGGMAINYFNSSNKNIIDKLIDHLRKYDQPVPNWLLHFRK, from the exons atgaaggaaccaataaaaaatgaaatgggGGATAGAGAAATAAATGCAGAGAATGTTTTTAGAaacaataattttaaaagtaAGGATTGTTTactagaagaaaataatattaaagattTAAATTCCACATGTTCAAAAAATATGGTCCCTCCTATAACAATTATATTGAAGGAAGAAAATCATACTTCCAACACATATGAAATgatggaaaataataaaaatattaaaagtaatgatgatgttaataataataatattaaaagtaatgataatgataatattaaaagtaatgataatgataatattaaaagtaatgatgataatattaaaagtaatgataatgataatattaaaaataatgatgttaataataataataataatacttttaAAAGTGAAACTTATATTTACagtgtaaataataaaaaaccaAAGGAAGACAAAGcagaaaatatacaaaatgggaatacaaataataatattattatatataccaataaaaaaaataatgaaaataataattgctTAAATgatgttataaataaatatttaaatgattTAGATAATCAAGAAAAGGTATTACCTAAAGGTGAACATGATAAATGTacaaacaatataaatgttttaaataatacatataatattaataataataattattattatactatTATGAACACTGAAGGGGATAttcttaataaaaattataataattattttaatgataataataactcttatatttatcatgagaataataatataaatatgaatccctatttaaatatacaaggatatatttataatagaaatataGAAGAACAACAAAATGGTTTATGTGAACAATATATCCCATATACTaccaataataatgatgatcacataaataattttattaatgagGTGTACGATGAGGATtcctataatatatatttttcaaatttaagcgacaatatgaaaaatgaaaattatgataataataataataataataataaaaataatacttgTGTGACATCCCTcggaaatatatatgaatataagaaCTTATCACAGCAACAACAAtctaatgatgaaaataattattattcacaaaataaaaaaagaaacacttattcaaataataataaaacgaATAGGTCTGACATATATactaaagaaaataaatatgaaagagGTTTATATAAAACTTCATAtacaaaagataaaaataatttgtataACAACGGTAAAatggaaaattataaatatgatgaaaaaaaaaaagatagaaaaatggataataataataataataataataaaaacaataataataataaaaatgaaattaataaaaacaataataataataaaaatgaaattaataaaaacaataataataataatttttatgttgagagaaatattacataccataaaaacaaaaaggataacaaatttttttatgatgataaaaaatataaaaggcATTCTGAAGAATCTGAATGTAGTATATTCAATGATGATTATTATCGTGTTCAGTGTAAATTATATGgtgatgaaaaaataaatattcctgaaccattaataaatatggaaCAATTAAG TAAACTATGTGATGAAgaattatacaaaaatatatgccTGAAAGGTTACTGTAATATGACTACTATCCAAAAATATTCGATCCCagtaattttaaaaaaaataaatcttttAGCATGTTCGCAAACAGGAAGTGGCAAGacgttttcttttttatgtcCTATCATATCGAAccttaaaaaagaaaacgagATATTGCGTCCTCACTTTCCTGGATCGTATGCCTGTATATCACCTTTATGTTTAATACTCTGTCCCACACGAGAATTGGTAATACAGATACAAAACGag GTTAATAGCTTAACGAAAAATATGAGTATAGTTTGCATGTCCTTTTATGGAGGGGAAACAATGAAGGACCAA GTTGCCCAGATAAATGAAAAACAGGGagatattataatttgtacCGCAGGCAGATTATTAGATTTATTAAATAGTTGTAAAGTTAGCCtttcatttataaaatatttaattttcgATGAAGCTGATGAAATGATATCTCTAGgcttaaaaaaacaaatggaCGAAATAATTTTCCAAAAGGATTTAAGTCCTAAGGATACGAGACAGACGATATTTTTTACTGCCACGTTCTCTGATAAGTTAAAGGAgcatatagaaaaatatatgagcACCCCTTATgtatatttgaatataaaGCAAAAGAGGGAGACGAAGAATAGGATAAGAGAG ATTGTTAAATATGTTCCTGCAAAATCCAAATTTATTGAACTTTTAAaggatattaaaatattaaaagggCAAGCCATAATATTTGTAGAATTAAGACACTCGATAAATAAcgtgtttaattttttaaagacAAAAGGTTATAATGTGGATTATTTGCATGGGAAAATGAGTCag aTTAGGAGACAATCCGTTTTTGAAAATTTCAGAAAAAAATCTGTTCAAATACTTATAGCTACATCCATAGCAGCAAGAGGTTTAGATTTTCCCGATTTAGAATTAGTAATAAATTATGATCTACCTTCAGAATTTGAACAATATATGCACAGAATAGGAAGGACCGGAAGGATAGGTAAAGGTGGTATGgcaataaattattttaatagttcaaataaaaatattatagataAACTTATTGATCATTTGAGGAAATATGATCAACCTGTTCCCAATTGGTTGCTTCACTTCaggaaataa